The following are encoded together in the Salvia hispanica cultivar TCC Black 2014 chromosome 6, UniMelb_Shisp_WGS_1.0, whole genome shotgun sequence genome:
- the LOC125196552 gene encoding protein CELLULOSE SYNTHASE INTERACTIVE 1-like — MGEEETAPSSSSVTEKQQLKQAILQISSLISVSHSIKVFTAKWQAARIKLEELFSHLAAIENCGLGGQNEPLSAAVEEILATLANYGELARRCSESSYSGKLLMQSDLDMLTARLDAHTGSLRDIYAAGLLEQSHALVVSRPSCSSASKDDVRFYLNDVVSRLKIGGKIMKLEALIAFNEVIREDDRFVKIAIEIDGFVNLLVNLLDFHEEEVVEEAAAAVSSITGFPPGKSALIAAGAIAPLIRVVESGTELSKEFAARCLIKMTENSDNVWAVSAHGGVPALLKICCGNGASGSELVCLACGVLKNLAAVEEIKRFMVEDGAVAGLVDLAGSRGDEAAQISALDLLQTMAYRDESIRETIITHGGIPMLVGIMDPARAVSTKTREVAFRSMTMICLSCERSMLSSGLADHILHFLRFGEGPVQELALKASFWLCGASEYAKKAMGDAGFMPVIVKFLDSKSFEIREIAAETLSSMLVVPKNRKRFVQDDENVVILMQMLDPEQGSSGNKKLLLSILMSLARSNSARKKMLSSGYLKNIEKLAEDEGEDETSDAKKIVRKLCSSRFRNVFNVFRHS; from the coding sequence TCTCTCACCTCGCCGCCATCGAGAACTGCGGATTGGGCGGCCAAAATGAGCCGCTGTCCGCGGCGGTGGAGGAGATTCTCGCCACGCTGGCAAATTACGGCGAGCTAGCGCGGCGGTGCTCGGAATCCTCCTACAGCGGGAAGCTCCTCATGCAGAGCGATCTCGACATGCTCACGGCCAGGCTCGACGCCCACACCGGCAGCCTCCGCGATATCTACGCCGCGGGGCTGCTCGAGCAGAGCCACGCGCTCGTCGTGTCGAGGCCGAGCTGCTCCTCCGCCTCCAAGGACGACGTGCGTTTCTACCTCAACGACGTCGTTTCCAGGCTCAAAATTGggggtaaaattatgaaattggaAGCCCTAATCGCCTTCAACGAAGTGATTCGAGAAGATGATAGATTCGTCAAGATCGCTATAGAGATTGATGGCTTCGTTAACCTACTTGTCAATTTGCTTGATTTTCACGaggaggaggtggtggaggaggcCGCCGCGGCGGTCTCCTCCATCACCGGATTCCCGCCGGGGAAATCCGCGCTCATCGCCGCCGGCGCGATTGCGCCGCTGATCAGAGTGGTGGAGAGCGGCACCGAGCTGAGCAAGGAGTTCGCGGCGAGGTGCTTGATCAAAATGACGGAGAATTCCGATAACGTGTGGGCGGTTTCCGCCCACGGCGGCGTCCCTGCTCTGTTAAAAATCTGTTGCGGCAACGGCGCCAGTGGGAGTGAGCTGGTTTGCTTGGCTTGTGGAGTGCTGAAAAACCTCGCGGCGGTGGAGGAGATCAAGCGGTTCATGGTGGAAGACGGCGCTGTAGCTGGCCTCGTCGACCTGGCCGGAAGCAGGGGAGACGAGGCCGCGCAGATCAGCGCTCTTGATCTTTTGCAGACAATGGCTTATAGAGATGAATCAATTCGAGAAACGATCATTACACACGGTGGAATTCCGATGCTTGTCGGGATCATGGATCCGGCTCGGGCAGTTTCCACGAAAACGAGAGAGGTTGCGTTTCGAAGCATGACGATGATATGCTTGTCGTGCGAGAGGTCGATGTTGAGCTCGGGTTTAGCGGATCACATACTACATTTCCTCCGGTTCGGGGAGGGTCCAGTCCAGGAACTGGCCTTAAAGGCCAGTTTCTGGCTGTGTGGAGCGTCCGAGTACGCCAAAAAGGCGATGGGGGACGCAGGGTTCATGCCTGTAATCGTAAAGTTTCTCGATTCCAAGTCGTTCGAGATAAGGGAAATTGCAGCCGAGACGCTGTCGAGCATGCTAGTGGTGCCTAAGAATAGGAAGAGGTTCGTGCAGGATGATGAAAACGTTGTCATTTTGATGCAAATGCTTGACCCCGAGCAAGGGAGCTCGGGGAATAAGAAGCTTCTGCTTTCGATTTTGATGTCGTTGGCAAGGAGTAATAGCGCGAGGAAGAAAATGTTGAGTTCGGGATACCTTAAAAACATCGAGAAGCTAGCCGAGGACGAGGGTGAGGATGAGACTTCGGATGCGAAGAAGATTGTCAGGAAATTGTGTTCCTCTAGATTTCGTAATGTATTCAATGTTTTCCGGCATTCTTGA